The genomic interval CGGGCTATTGCGTTGCATCCCAAGTACCTCCTGTACGATGAGCCGACCACCGGGCTCGACCCCGTGACGGCCGCCGTCATCGACGAAATGATGATCCGCATGCGCGACAAACTGGGGGTGACGGGGATCGTCATTACCCACGACATGCGGAGCGCCTTCTCCGTTGGCACCCGCATTGCCATGCTCTACGAGGGGCAGGTGCGCTGGGTGGGGACGGTCGACGAAATCCACGCCACCGACGATCCCGTTGTGCGCCAGTTCATTGAAGGGCGCGCCTCGCCCATTGTCGCCGGGCCGTTGGCGTGACCCAGAAGCCGCGCCGCCGCAAACCGCGGGAAGAGACGTCGGCGGGGGGCGTGGTGTATCGTCACGGCCGTGAGGGCGTGGTCTTTCTTCTCATTCGCGATAGCTACCACAACTGGGGCTTTCCCAAGGGCCATCTCGAGGCGGGGGAAGAACCGGAACGCGCGGCGCTCCGCGAGGTTTCTGAGGAAACCGGACTCGGTGCCCTCGTGATGCGGGCCGCCATTGAGGTGATCGAGTGGCAGTTTCGGTTCCGAGGCCGCCAGATTCACAAGGTGTGCCACTTCTATTTGATGGAAACGCGGCAACGCCGCACAAAACCGCAGCTTGAAGAAGGGATCACCGCCTGTCGCTGGGTGACCTTTGAGCAGGCCACGCAGATGCTCGCGTACGACAACGCCAAGTCTGTGTTGCAGCGGGCGCACGCCATCCTCGCCTCCACGCACGACGCGACGCACGACGCGACGCACGACGCCGCGCCGTCGGACGCCGCGTAATGGCTCGCGCAGCTGCTAAAACCGCCAGCGCCGCCGTGCCAGCGCCACCGCCGGCGTCGCTGCCCGTTCTGCTGGCCTACACCGGCCGGCCGCGCGCGCGCGACATGCTCAAACGGATTTTCCCCAAGCGTCGCCACCACCTGATCTTCGTTCGGACCCCCGACGAGTTGGAGGCGGGCCTCCGCAGTTCGCTGGTGGATGCGGTGATCGTGGATATTGCGCAGCCGAGTGAGGAGACCTGGAAAGCCGTGGCGCTCGCGCCGGACTTTCCGAGCATTCCGTTCTTTGGCCTCGGGCCGTCGCGCGTCGCCGATGGCGGGGCGCTGGCCCGTTGCGCAGCGGCGGAGTTTGCCGATCTCATCGCCGAGGGAGTGGATGAGGGGGTTTTGCGCGACCTCGTGATGCCAGCGAGCTTCACCTGCCGGTTTGCCGCCGCCCTGCACGACGCCCCAACCGCACTCGGATTGGAAGCACCGATGCAGCAGAAGGCGTGGCGCGCCATCATCGCGCACGGCGGCCGCACCGTGCGCACAGAAATGATTGCCGAACAACTCGGCGTTACCCGCGAGCATTTAAGCCGTAGTTTTTCGGCGAGTGGCTCACCCAACCTCAAACGCATCATTGACTTGGTGCGTCTGATAGCCGCGGCGGAACTGTCGAAGAACCCAGGGTACGACGTGAGCGACGTGGCGCAGGTGCTGGAGTTTGCGTCGGCGTCGCACTTGGGGAGCACCGCGCTGCGGATTGTGGGTGCGCGTTCGGCCTCGCTGGCTCGTCTGCGGGCGACCGATCTAATGGAAAGATTCCGCCAAGGACGCGGGCGCTCACGCCGGCGCGCGGGGTAGCCGCCACCCCCGGTAGCGGTTGCAAGAATGTCAGTCTTGTGATATTTTTCACAAGCTGTGCCGGATTCGGTGCGGCTCGGCGCCGTTCGCTGCATTTGCCTGAGTCGCGCGCCACGTCATTTCACGCTTCCAACGCCTTCTTCCCATGGCATCCTCGACCTCGCTCCGCCCCGGTGAAATCAAGGACATTCTGCTTCGTGAAATCGAAGCGGCCGACCTGAACGCCCTCGATGTCGAGGAAGTCGGTACGGTGCTTGAGGTGAAGGACGGCATCGCGCGCATTTATGGCTTGCAGAAAGCCATGGCTGGCGAGATGCTCGAAATCACCGCGACGGAAACCGGTGAGAAAATCACCGCCCTCGCGCTGAACCTCGAAGAAGACAACATCGGCGCCGTCATCTTGGGCGACTATCTCGTCCTCAAAGAAGGCGATGAAGTGCGCCGCACGGCTCGTGTGCTCGAAGTGCCGGTGGGCCCGGAACTCATCGGCCGCGTCGTCGATCCGCTCGGCCGTCCGATTGACGGCCTCGGCCCGATCAACGCCAAGCACAAGCGCAAAGTGGAGAGCGAGGCCCCGGGCATCATTGTCCGCGAGCCCGTCAAGGAACCGCTGCAGACCGGCATCAAGGCTATCGACTCGATGATTCCGATTGGCCGTGGTCAGCGCGAACTGATCATCGGCGATCGCGGCACCGGCAAGACGGCGATCGCGGTAGACACGATCATCAACCAGAAGGGCACCGGCGTCATCTGCGTGTACGTCGCGATCGGTCAAAAGGCGTCGACTGTGGCGAGCGTTGTGGCACGCCTCAAAGCGACCGGCGCGATGGAGTTCACGATTGTGGTGGCTGCCACCGCGTCCGACCCGGCTCCGATGCAGTACATCGCCCCCTACTCGGGCGCGGCGATGGCCGAATACTTTATGTACAACGAAGGGCAGGCGACGCTCGCGGTGTACGACGACCTCTCCAAGCAGGCCGCCGCGTACCGCCAGCTCTCGCTCGTGCTCCGTCGTCCGCCCGGCCGCGAAGCGTTCCCGGGTGACGTGTTCTATCTCCACTCGCGTCTCCTCGAGCGCGCCGCCAAGCTCTCCACCGATCCGTCGGTGGTGGACGGCGTGAACATTCTCAAGCCGGGTGGTTCGCTCACCGCGCTTCCGATCATTGAGACGCAGGCCGGCGACGTGTCGGCGTACATCCCGACCAACGTGATTTCGATCACCGACGGACAGATCTTCCTGCAGTCCGACTTTTTCTACGCGGGCGTTCGCCCAGCGGTGAACGTCGGTATTTCGGTGAGTCGCGTCGGTGGCGCAGCGCAGATCAAGGCAATGAAGGGCGTCGCGGGCCGTCTGCGTCTCGACCTTGCACAGTTCCGCGAACTCGAAGCCTTTGCCGCCTTCGCGTCGGATCTCGACGCAGCGACCAAGAAGCAGCTCGATCGCGGCGCGCGCACGGTTGAAGTGCTCAAGCAGGGGCAGTACGAGCCGATGGCCGTCGAGAATCAGGTCATGATCATTTACGCCGTGAGCAACGGCTATCTCGACGAAATCGCCGTGGCCAAGGTTCGCGCGTGGGAGACTGGATTCCACGCGTTTGTGAAGAGCCAGTTCCCGCAGATCGGCGACAAGATCCGCACGGAAAAGGCGCTGTCGAAGGACACCGAAGCCGAACTCAAGCGCGCGATTGAAGCGTTCAAGAAGTCGGTGGCGTAGGGGCTGTTTTCAGTCGTGTACGGTTAACCGTTCACTGTTTACCGTCTACCGTCTACTGCTGTAGGGGTTGCTTTGGCTAAGGGTCGCGAACTGGTCGGTCGCATCAAGTCGACCGAGAACACTCGAAAAATCACGCGGACGATGGAGATGGTGGCCACGTCCAAGATGAAGCGCGCCCAAGATCGCGTGGTCGCGGCGCGTCCGTACGCCAAGGCGTTGGGCGACGTGATCTCGAGTCTCTACAATGCCGAGCTCGCGGAGTCGTTCCCGCTGCTCCGGCAGCCGTCCACCATAAAGACGGCGGCGGTGTTGTTGCTCACGTCGAACCGCGGCCTCGCTGGCGGTTTCAACGCAAATCTCATTCGTGAAGCGCGTCAACTCGTCGCCAAGCTCGAGGGCGAGGGGATCACGGTCGAACTGCACGTGGTGGGGCGTAAGGGTGCGGGCTATTTCCGTTACGTGGGACGCGAACTCGCGTCGCAGCGCACGGATATTTCCGAAGCGCCGCACGCCGCCGATGCCTCGTCGTTGGTGGACGGCCTGATGGACCGCTTCATTACGGGCGCGCTCGACGCGGTGTATGTCGTGCACTCCGTGTATAAGTCGGCGCTTTCCGCGCCACCGACGAGTACGCAGGTGCTCCCCGTGGCTCGCCCCGACAAAACGAGCGCGCAGAAAGATTATCTACTCTACCCGTCCGCTGAGGCGATTCTTACGGAGTTGCTGCCCGCGTATGTGCGCAACGCCGTGTATCGCGCGCTCGTCGAGACGGCTGCCGCCGAACAAGCGGCGCGTCGCAACGCCATGAAGAGCGCGACGGACAATGCTGGTGAAATGCTGAATGTGCTCCGCCGGACGTACAACCGTGCCCGCCAGGCCAACATCACGCAGGAGATCGCGGAGATTGTGGGTGGGGCGTCGGCACTGACTGGATGATCTGCATTACACGTTTACCGTTGACCGTTCACGGTTAACCGTAAACCGAAAACCACTGACAACCCGCTGCACTCAAGTAGCTACTCTCGCTTTCAATCACATGACTACCGCCACCGCCCTGAACACCGGCAAGATTGTCCAGATCATCGGCCCCGTGCTCGACATCGAGTTCCCCGCGGACAATCTGCCTGAGCTCTACAACGCGCTGCGCATCGAGGGCAAGACCGACTCGGGCCAATCGATTCGCGTGACGGTCGAAGTGCAGCAGCACATCGGCCGCAATCAGGTGCGCGCGGTGGCCATGAGCTCCACCGACGGTGTGGTGCGCGGCATGGCGGCCGTCGATACGGGCGCTGCCATTACCGTACCAGTGGGCGCTCCGGCACTCGGACGCATTCTCAACGTGCTCGGCGAGCCGGTGGACAACGGCGCCGAGATTCCGGCGAGCGTCGAGCGCTGGCCGATTCACCGCAAGCGCCCGGACTTCGTGAACCTCGAGCCGAAGACGGAAGTCTTCGAAACGGGCATCAAGGTCATCGACCTCATCGCCCCGTTCGTAAAGGGCGGCAAGATCGGGCTCTTCGGCGGCGCCGGCGTGGGCAAGACGGTCGTCATTCAGGAGCTCATCAACAACGTCGCCAAGGGACACGGCGGCAAGTCGGTGTTCTGCGGCGTGGGTGAACGTACGCGCGAAGGGAACGACCTCTACCTCGAGTTCAAGGAAGCGGGCATTCTCGACAAGGTCGCGCTGATTTACGGCCAGATGAACGAGCCGCCGGGTGCGCGTCTGCGCGTCGGGCTCGCCGGTCTGACCGTGGCCGAATACTTCCGCGACCGCGAAAACGCGGACGTGCTCGTCTTCATTGACAACATCTTCCGTTTCACGCAGGCCGGCTCCGAAGTGTCCGCGCTCCTCGGCCGCATGCCGAGCGCCGTGGGCTATCAGCCGACGCTCGCCACGGAAATGGGCGATCTGCAGGAGCGCATCACCTCGACGCGCAACGGCTCGATCACCTCGGTGCAGGCCATTTACGTGCCGGCTGACGATCTTACCGATCCGGCGCCGGCGACGGCCTTTGCCCACCTCGACGCCACCGTCGTGCTCAATCGTAAGATCACCGAGCTCGGAATTTACCCGGCCGTGGATCCGCTCGACTCGAGCTCGCGTATTCTCGATCCGCAGTTCGTTGGCGAGCGCCACTACAAGGCCGCCACCGAAGTGCAGCGCATTCTGCAGCGCTACAAGGAACTGCAGGACATCATCGCCATTCTCGGCATGGACGAACTCTCGGAAGACGACAAGAAGGTCGTCGGTCGCGCGCGCCGTATTCAGCGCTTTATGTCGCAGCCGTTTGCCGTCGCCGAACAGTTCACGGGCATCAAGGGCAAGTACTGCAAGCTCGACGAAACCATTTCGAGCTTCGAGCGCTTGGTGGCCGGCGAATTCGATCACCTCCCCGAGCAGGCCTTCTTCATGGCCGGCGGTATTGAGGATGTGGTTGAGAACGCTCGGAAGATGGCCGCGAGCTGATTTCCTTTCATTCGACCGAGACTCCCGTGCTCCACGTCAGCGTCATTTCGCCAGAAGCCACCCTCTTTGAGGGTGAGGCGCCGTCAGTAACGGCGCCTGCTTTTGACGGCGAGGTCGGCATTCTCACGGACCACGCCCCGATGGTCACCGTGCTCGGCAAGGGCACGTTGCGCGTGGGTGGTGGTCCGTCGTTCACCGTGGAAGGCGGATTTCTGCAGGTCGTCGATAATCAGGTGCGTGTCGTAACGGAGAAAGCCGCCAAGGCTTGACCAAAGGCGTTCGCGGGTCGTCTACCAGATGTCTCCGACTCTGTGACTCCTATGCGACGCCTTCTCCCGCTCCTGCTGCTCTCCGTGCTGGTCTCCAGCGCCGCGCGCGCGCAGTTCTATAACGCGCCCTCGCTCCAGCCGTCCATAATTTCCGAGCGCGAATACAACTTCGTGGCCGCGAGCGGCAATGGCGCGGGAACGTCGCTCATTTTCCAATGGCGCGAAGCGCTGGTGCCGGGTTGGCAGCTCACCGCCGAGGGCGGGCTCGCGGCTCCGGCGGGTGCCAATGTGAATGCGCGCGTGATCCTCGGCGTGGGCGCCGCGTATCAGCTGACGCGCAACAAAGAAGACTTTCCTTTTGACATTGCCGCCACCGCCGGCGCGGGCTTGTCCGCGGGTAGTGCGGATCAGGGCGGCTCAGGTGCGCATGTGGCCAACGGCACGGTGTTCCGTCTGCCGGTGGGAGCGGTGGTGGGTCATACGTTTGACCTTGATCGAGGCTATCGCCTGACGGCGTTCGTGCACCCGCGGCTGTCGTTCGATCGCTGCGGCGACTGTGTGGCAGGGCACTCCGACACCAAGATGAACGTGGATGTCGATATCGGCGCCAACCTGCAACTCACCCCGCAGGTGTCGGTGCGCGTCGCGGCGTTACTTGGCGGTACAGATTATCTCGCTTCCACCGACGCCGTTGGTTTTTCGGTGGCGTGGACGCCGAAGGGGCTCAAGAAGTAGCGAGCAATCGCGACACGAGCGCAGCAGAGCGCTCGGCCGCGCCGACTCCACGCTCGACCATTGCGCGTGCGCGGCCGCCGGCCGCCACGCGCTCTGCTTTGTCCGTCAATAGCGAGAGCAGGGCTGCGCCGAGTGCGGCGGCATCGTCACAGGCGACGCCGCCTCTCGCGGCAATGAGAAGCGCTGCGTCGCGGCTCTGCGTGTGGCGCGGCCCAAACAGCACAGGCGCGCCGAACTCCGCCGGCTCCAGTACTGAGTGCAGCCCCGCTGAGTGGAAGCCGCCGCCGACGTACGCCACATCGGCGAGCGCATAGAGTTCGCCGAGTACGCCGGTGCGGTCTACCAGTACTACATCGGCAGTGCGTTGTGCCACATCGCCGAGGCGCGCGAGTGGCGCGCGCACATCGTTCGCCCATTGCTGCACAGGGCGAAGGTGCATCGGCGTGGGCTCGTGCGGGGCAATAATCAGTCGTGCGCCAGGCAATTTTTTTCGCACCACAGCCCAGGCGTCGAGCAGCACCGCTTCGTCAGCGGGCCACGTAGAGCCAGCGACCAACGTTGGCCGTGAGCTGGCCAGCGTCGCGAGGAGCGGCCCCATGCGGTCGGCCGTCAGGGCCCGCTGCCAAACCTGGTCGTACCGCGTGTCGCCAGTGACCTCGACGGCGTGCGCGTGCACGCCGAGCGCGATGAGCCGCGCCGCATCTTCCGCGTCGATGGCGCCGACCGCCGCCAATGCTCCGTAGGCATCACCGAGGAGCGCCTTGGCCCACGGTGAGACGCGGCCGGAGCCGTCGGCGAGTGTGGCGGAGATCATGCCAATCTTTGTGCCGCGTGCTGCGGCGCGCGCCACGAGGGTGGGCCACACGTCGAGCTTGCTGAACACGAGGGCGGTGGGGCGCAGCGCGTCGAGCGCGGCGTCGGCGTCACCGGCGCTGTCGAACGGGAGGTAGTCGGTGAAGTCCGCGCCGATGCTCGTGGCAAACGCCTCGGCGCTCGGCGAGAAAAACGTGTAGGCGATCTGGAGCTGCGGGTGCAGCGCGCGCACGAGCGGAATCACGGCCCGAGCCTGCAACCCCTCGCCTACCGATGGTGCGTGCACCCAGAGCAGTGGGCGCGCGGGATCCCGGTGCGCACGCCCCCACGCGGCGTACCGCTCCCGAATGCCGCGTCGTGCGCGCAGCGATTGCCAGGTCTTTCCGTGCGCGGCCGCCGGCGCGAGCGAAGCGCCGAGGCGCGCCGCCTGCGCCGCGAGCGCATACGGGAGGCGGAGCAGCGGATTCACGTCGCGAGTGCGCGTGTGAGGTCCGCGCGGTGCACGGAGTTTAGCGCTTGCCGGAGGCGGCGAGCACGGAGTCGATCACGCGGCGGAACTCGGTGATGGGAAGGGCTCCGAGGACTTGGCGCTGCCCCACAAAAAATGTGGGGGTGGACTGCACGCCGGCCGACTCGCCGCGCTGGCGGTCCGCATCGATGAGCGAGGCCATGTGTTGCGTTTGCGTGCAGGCGTGCTGTTGCGCGGCATTGACGCCCGTAGAGATGGCGACCGAGTCAAAGAAGGCGCGCGCGTCTGGGAGCTTCTCCCACTGTTTTTGCGAATCGAAAATTTTCGCTTCGGTTTCCCAGAATTTTCCCTGCGCCGAGGCGCACATGGAGGCGTGTGCGGCCGGCATCGCGTTCGGGTGCATGCTGAGGGGGAAGTTCAGGTAGGCGACGCGAAGCTTGCCGGTGTCCACGTACTCTTTTTTGATGGTGGCAAAGCTTTCGACGTGCCACTGGCGGCAGTAGGGGCACTGAAAGTCACTAATGATGACGAGCCAGGTCCCGGCTTTTTCGGAGCCCAGCACGCGGCCGCGGTCGGCGGCTTCGATGAGGGAATCGCGCTTGACGCTCGCGTTGGCGGCTGGAGTGGCGGCCGGTGCAGAGGGGGCTGGGTTCTGAGCCACCACCGAGGGCGTTGCCGAGCGTTTGGACGCCGCATCGCCGGTGGAGCAGGCGGCGAGAAGGGCGGCGGCAAGGGAAAGAGCGAGGCGTCGGGTCATAGTCGAAGCGCTGGAAGGGGCGGTCAACGGGAAGCGCGCGGTCACCGGGGTGAGCTGGCGCGGACATATCTAATGTAAGTCCTGACAGAGCGCCACGATGGCGTTTGTTCGGGTCTGTAGTAGAAAATGGCAGAAACCGATACAAACCGGTACGGCGACTAGCCGGAACAAAGATGGTTCAGAGGGGTTTCGCCGACGCCCTACACTGGGGAAATCTTCTTTGCTACGGAATTGTGACGCAGGCGGTGCACGATGGGTAATGCGCTATTAAGGCGTACTATCTCGAAGTGCGCGTTTGGGTAGTTGCAGTTGTTGGACATCAGGAAGGCACCAAAGCAGGACTGTTTTGAGCGGGAAGCAAAAGTTTCCCCCCTTCACCACCTAGTTGAGGGAACGCGATGCACACGAGTACTCGGTTGCGGCGGCTGTTGACCGCGGTACTGGCTCTCGCCGTGATGGCACCGGCGACGGCGTTCGCGCAGGGCCTGACGATCACCGGTAAGGTGATTTCGGGCATTGACGGTCAGCCCCTGTTGGGCGCGAACGTCACGATTGAGGCGCTCCAGATCTCAGTCGGCACGAATGCCAGCGGTCAGTACACGATTCCTGTCCCTGGCGCCCGCGTGAGCGGACAGCAGGTGACCCTGAAAGTTCGCGCGATTGGTTTTACCGCACAGAGCAAGGCGATTACGCTCTCCGCGGGAAACCAGACGTACAACTTCGAACTGAAGGAAGACATCAACCGCCTCAGCCAGGTCGTCGTGACCGGCGTGACGGCGGGAACGGAGCAGCGCAAGCTGCCGTTTACGGTGGCCCAGGTGACGGAGAAGGACATGCCGGTCCCGGGCTCGAACCCGTTCTCGCAGCTCGCCGGCAAGGTGCCGGGCGCGAACATCGTTTCGAACAGCGGCCAGCCGGGCACGGTGCCGTCGATCGTGCTGCGTGGACCGCAGTCGATCAACGCCTCGGGCCGCGATCAGGGTCCGCTCGTCATCGTTGACGGCGTGGTGCAGCAGGGCTCGCTGGCCGACATCGATCCGACCTCGATTGAGAACATCGAAGTCGTGAAGGGTGCCGCCGCTGCCTCGCTCTACGGCTCGCGCGCCGGCCGCGGCGTGATCAACATCACGTCGAAGTCGGGCAAGATTGGTCAGGAAGGCATCAAGTTCAACGTCCGTGCCGAGGGCGGCTCGAGCGACATCGAAAACAAGATCCCGCTGTCCAAGGGCACGGGCTTGTTGATGAATGAAACGCGCGACCGCTTCTGCATCGCGGCGTCGGGCGCGCAGAACTGCTCGCGCTCGGTGGACATTTACGCCGAAGCGCTCCGCATCAACGAAGGCGGCGGTGACTGGGCGTTGTCGCCGGCCACGTTCTCCAATGACGCGGGCGTCTCGTCGAACCTCGGCACGATCAGGCTCCGTGGTCTGTATCAGGTGACGCGCTTCCCGACGACCTTTGATCCCGTCGCGCAGTTCATCACGAGTGGTCCGTGGATGGGTGGCAACGTTGACATGACGGGCAAGTATGGCCGCGCGAACTTCTTTGCGTCGCTCGGCAGCCTGCGCGAGACGGGCTCGATCCGTTTCCTCGACGGCTACCGCCGCAACAACGTCCGCTTGAACGTGGACAACACGCTCCCAGGCAACTGGACGACCTCGATCCGCGCCTACTACGCGCGTGTCGGCGTGGACAACAACGGTTCGAACTTCTTCCGCATGTCGCGTCAGCCGGGCTTTGCGAATATGCTTCGCACCGACAAGTACGGCCGCCTGTTTGTGCGGAGCAACCCGCTCGCGCAGGGCGCGCAGAACGAAAATCCGCTGATGTCGAACAAGTTCAACCCGCAGCTCGGCGATGCCAATCGCTTCACGGGTAGCTTGACGGCCCGTTGGCAGCCGCTGACGTGGGTGGACGGGGAGTTTGCGTTTGGCTATGACAACCAGACGTACACCAACCGCAGCATCTACGACCGCGGCTATCGCATCTCGACCTCCACCCAGAGCACGTCAAACTTGGGCGGCATCGGGTTCAGCGATGGCTACAATCAGGCGTACAACGCCTCGATGAACTGGACGGCGCGCCGCGATCTGTTCCGCGAGCTGGCTGCCCGCTTCACGATCCGCACGCAGTACGAGCAGCAGGACAACCGCGGCGACAGTCAGAGCGGTGTCAACCTCGTGGTGCCCGGCCTCTACACCTCGGCGGCTGTTGTGCCGTCGACGAGCACCGGCATCAGCTCGAACCAGAGCTCGATCCGCCAGATGGGCGGCGCGGTCGGTGTGAACCTCGATTACAAAGATCGCTACACCGTCGAAACGCTCGTCCGTCGTGACGGCGCTTCGCTGTTCGGCTCGGAGCAGCGCTGGAAGACCTATGCGCGCGTGTCCGGCCTGTGGCGTATTTCGGAAGAAAAGTTCTGGGGCGGCAAGCTCAAAAACATCGTCAACGAGCTGAAGTTCCGCGCGTCGGCGGGTCAGGCCGGTAACCGTCCGTCGTTCTCGCAGCAGTACGAGACCTTCTCGGTCGGTGGCGGCTCCGTGTCGGCCTCCGCGCTCGGCAACAAGAACCTCAAGCCGGAAGTCGCGACCGAAGTCGAAATCGGCTTTGACGCCGAAATCTTGAACAAGTTCGGCCTCACGATCACGAAGGCGCGTTCGATCGTCGCCGACCAGATTCTCTTGGTTCCGCCGCCAGCAGCGTCGGGCTTCACCAGCCAGTGGAAGAACGCTGGCCAGCTCGAGAACAACACGTGGGAAGCCTCGCTCAACATGCCGATCATTGAGCGTCGCAACTTCCAGTACAGCGTCCGCCTCAACTACGACGCGACCACCTCCAAGATCACCGGCCTGCAGTCGTCGGTGGCGCCGTACTACTACACGGCGAGTGGCCAGCAGGGCACGGAAACGATGTTCTATGTGGCGCCGAATGTGAATTTCGGCACCATCTACGGCCGTCGTTTTGTGAATACCTGCAGCCAGCTGCCGGCCTCCTTCCAGAG from Gemmatimonadota bacterium carries:
- a CDS encoding NUDIX hydrolase, coding for MTQKPRRRKPREETSAGGVVYRHGREGVVFLLIRDSYHNWGFPKGHLEAGEEPERAALREVSEETGLGALVMRAAIEVIEWQFRFRGRQIHKVCHFYLMETRQRRTKPQLEEGITACRWVTFEQATQMLAYDNAKSVLQRAHAILASTHDATHDATHDAAPSDAA
- the atpA gene encoding F0F1 ATP synthase subunit alpha, translating into MASSTSLRPGEIKDILLREIEAADLNALDVEEVGTVLEVKDGIARIYGLQKAMAGEMLEITATETGEKITALALNLEEDNIGAVILGDYLVLKEGDEVRRTARVLEVPVGPELIGRVVDPLGRPIDGLGPINAKHKRKVESEAPGIIVREPVKEPLQTGIKAIDSMIPIGRGQRELIIGDRGTGKTAIAVDTIINQKGTGVICVYVAIGQKASTVASVVARLKATGAMEFTIVVAATASDPAPMQYIAPYSGAAMAEYFMYNEGQATLAVYDDLSKQAAAYRQLSLVLRRPPGREAFPGDVFYLHSRLLERAAKLSTDPSVVDGVNILKPGGSLTALPIIETQAGDVSAYIPTNVISITDGQIFLQSDFFYAGVRPAVNVGISVSRVGGAAQIKAMKGVAGRLRLDLAQFRELEAFAAFASDLDAATKKQLDRGARTVEVLKQGQYEPMAVENQVMIIYAVSNGYLDEIAVAKVRAWETGFHAFVKSQFPQIGDKIRTEKALSKDTEAELKRAIEAFKKSVA
- the atpG gene encoding ATP synthase F1 subunit gamma, translating into MAKGRELVGRIKSTENTRKITRTMEMVATSKMKRAQDRVVAARPYAKALGDVISSLYNAELAESFPLLRQPSTIKTAAVLLLTSNRGLAGGFNANLIREARQLVAKLEGEGITVELHVVGRKGAGYFRYVGRELASQRTDISEAPHAADASSLVDGLMDRFITGALDAVYVVHSVYKSALSAPPTSTQVLPVARPDKTSAQKDYLLYPSAEAILTELLPAYVRNAVYRALVETAAAEQAARRNAMKSATDNAGEMLNVLRRTYNRARQANITQEIAEIVGGASALTG
- the atpD gene encoding F0F1 ATP synthase subunit beta, whose product is MNTGKIVQIIGPVLDIEFPADNLPELYNALRIEGKTDSGQSIRVTVEVQQHIGRNQVRAVAMSSTDGVVRGMAAVDTGAAITVPVGAPALGRILNVLGEPVDNGAEIPASVERWPIHRKRPDFVNLEPKTEVFETGIKVIDLIAPFVKGGKIGLFGGAGVGKTVVIQELINNVAKGHGGKSVFCGVGERTREGNDLYLEFKEAGILDKVALIYGQMNEPPGARLRVGLAGLTVAEYFRDRENADVLVFIDNIFRFTQAGSEVSALLGRMPSAVGYQPTLATEMGDLQERITSTRNGSITSVQAIYVPADDLTDPAPATAFAHLDATVVLNRKITELGIYPAVDPLDSSSRILDPQFVGERHYKAATEVQRILQRYKELQDIIAILGMDELSEDDKKVVGRARRIQRFMSQPFAVAEQFTGIKGKYCKLDETISSFERLVAGEFDHLPEQAFFMAGGIEDVVENARKMAAS
- a CDS encoding F0F1 ATP synthase subunit epsilon, coding for MLHVSVISPEATLFEGEAPSVTAPAFDGEVGILTDHAPMVTVLGKGTLRVGGGPSFTVEGGFLQVVDNQVRVVTEKAAKA
- a CDS encoding thioredoxin domain-containing protein, coding for MTRRLALSLAAALLAACSTGDAASKRSATPSVVAQNPAPSAPAATPAANASVKRDSLIEAADRGRVLGSEKAGTWLVIISDFQCPYCRQWHVESFATIKKEYVDTGKLRVAYLNFPLSMHPNAMPAAHASMCASAQGKFWETEAKIFDSQKQWEKLPDARAFFDSVAISTGVNAAQQHACTQTQHMASLIDADRQRGESAGVQSTPTFFVGQRQVLGALPITEFRRVIDSVLAASGKR
- a CDS encoding SusC/RagA family TonB-linked outer membrane protein, encoding MHTSTRLRRLLTAVLALAVMAPATAFAQGLTITGKVISGIDGQPLLGANVTIEALQISVGTNASGQYTIPVPGARVSGQQVTLKVRAIGFTAQSKAITLSAGNQTYNFELKEDINRLSQVVVTGVTAGTEQRKLPFTVAQVTEKDMPVPGSNPFSQLAGKVPGANIVSNSGQPGTVPSIVLRGPQSINASGRDQGPLVIVDGVVQQGSLADIDPTSIENIEVVKGAAAASLYGSRAGRGVINITSKSGKIGQEGIKFNVRAEGGSSDIENKIPLSKGTGLLMNETRDRFCIAASGAQNCSRSVDIYAEALRINEGGGDWALSPATFSNDAGVSSNLGTIRLRGLYQVTRFPTTFDPVAQFITSGPWMGGNVDMTGKYGRANFFASLGSLRETGSIRFLDGYRRNNVRLNVDNTLPGNWTTSIRAYYARVGVDNNGSNFFRMSRQPGFANMLRTDKYGRLFVRSNPLAQGAQNENPLMSNKFNPQLGDANRFTGSLTARWQPLTWVDGEFAFGYDNQTYTNRSIYDRGYRISTSTQSTSNLGGIGFSDGYNQAYNASMNWTARRDLFRELAARFTIRTQYEQQDNRGDSQSGVNLVVPGLYTSAAVVPSTSTGISSNQSSIRQMGGAVGVNLDYKDRYTVETLVRRDGASLFGSEQRWKTYARVSGLWRISEEKFWGGKLKNIVNELKFRASAGQAGNRPSFSQQYETFSVGGGSVSASALGNKNLKPEVATEVEIGFDAEILNKFGLTITKARSIVADQILLVPPPAASGFTSQWKNAGQLENNTWEASLNMPIIERRNFQYSVRLNYDATTSKITGLQSSVAPYYYTASGQQGTETMFYVAPNVNFGTIYGRRFVNTCSQLPASFQSRCGDGKEWQKNDMGFIVWTGAGNSTKDGITKNLWQAVLGANQSPFNYAESWGMPIIMRDSTGIAVTNNKNGSALPDYRWSFSQNLTYKRLSVYAILDATRGASVFNLQRAWSFGDFQNKEQDQFNKTVETAKPMGYYYRVGLPDNSGVGGLYDVLGSNSYVVEDGSFIKLREVTVGYRIGAIAGRGDWTVSLIGRNLKTWSNYKGYDPETGLSGGTNGSGAINAVDAYNFPNLRAFTFQLTTSF